The window GGATGGTGTCGCCGGGGATGGGCGGCAGCCCGCCGGTGATGATCCGTAACGGCTCACCGGCGGTATGCGCGTCTAGGGTGGTAATGCGAATCCAGTCAGCGGGTGGTTGCCAATTCATAACGCCTCCGTAGGCGGAACTTCCAGTTCCGCATCTTAATTGGCGGAACTTCCAGTTCCGCCTACGCAACGCATATATTGTACCAACATAATTCTTACACCTATTTTGTATCGTATAGACAACATTATCAGGTATCACTGAATACTGACTTATTGGAAACTGGATACTGAAAGAGGAGTAACGACATGAGCAAAATCCTGGGAATCGACTTGGGGACGACCAACTCGGTGGTGGCGGTGATGGAAGGCGGCGAGCCGACGGTCATCACCACGGCCGAGGGCGGCCGCCTGACCCCGTCGCTGGTCGCCTTCGCCAAGAACGGCGAGCGCCTCGTCGGCCAGACGGCCAAGCGCCAGGCGACCATCAACCCTGAAAACACCATCTTTTCCGTGAAGCGCTTCATCGGCCGTCATTTTGACGATCCCGAAACGGCCGAAGACCGCCGCCGCCTGCCCTATCCCATCGAGAAGGGCGGGTCGGGGGATGTACGTATCCGCGTGCCGGTGAAAAACCAGACCTACACGCCGCAGGAAATCTCGGCCATGGTGCTGGGCAAGATGAAGAAGGACGCCGAGGATTACCTCGGCCAGCCGGTGACCAAGGCGGTCATCACCGTCCCGGCCTACTTCAACGACAGCCAACGGCAGGCCACCAAGGACGCCGGGCGCATCGCCGGGCTGGAAGTGCTGCGTATCATCAACGAGCCGACGGCCGCGGCCCTGGCCTACGGGCTGGACAAGAAGAACGACGAGCGCATCCTGGTCTTCGACCTGGGCGGCGGCACGTTTGACGTGTCCATCCTTGACGTTAGCGAGGGCCTGATCGAGGTCGTGGCGACCAATGGCGACACCCATCTGGGTGGCGACGACTGGGACCTGGCGATTGTCGATTGGGTGACGAGCGAGTTCCTGCGCGATCAGGGCATCGACCTGAAGGGCGACCGGCAGGCGTTGCAGCGCGTGCGCGAGGCGGCCGAGAAGGCCAAAGTCGAACTGTCGTCCACGATGGAGACGGAGATCAACCTGCCCTTCATCACCGCCGACGCCAACGGGCCGAAGCATTTGCAGATGCGCCTGACGCGGGCCAGGTTCGAGCAACTGACTGAGGGGCTGGTGGCGCGCATCGCCGCGCCGTTCAACCGCGCCTTGCAGGACGCGGGCATCAAGGCCGGCGATCTGGATGAGATCATCCTGGTTGGCGGTTCCACCCGTATGCCCATGGTGCAAGAACTGGTGCGCAAGCTGACCGGCAAGGAGCCGAACAAGAGCGTCAATCCCGATGAGGTGGTGGCGGTCGGCGCGGCCTTGCAGGGCGGCGTCATCGGCGGCGACGTGTCCGACGTGCTGCTGCTGGACGTGACCCCGCTGAGCCTGGGGCTGGAGACGCTGGGCGGCGTGATGACCACGCTCATCCCGCGCAACACGACCATCCCGACGCGCAAGAGCGAGACGTTCAGCACGGCCGAGGACAACCAGACGGCGGTGGACATCCACATCTTGCAGGGCGAACGGCCGCTGGCCGCCGATAACAACGCGCTGGGCGTCTTCCGGCTGGAAGGCCTGCCGCCCGCGCCGCGCGGCATCCCGCAGGTCGAGGTGACGTTCGACATCGACGCCAACGGCATCCTGAACGTGACCGCCAAGGATCGCGCCACGGGGCGCAGCCAGCAGGTGACGATCACCGCCAGCACGAACCTGAACGAGAGCGATATCCAGCGCATGGTGCGCGAGGCCGAGAGCCATGCCGGCGACGACCAGCGCCGCCGCGAACTGATCGAGGCCCGTAATATGGCCGATCAGGTCATCTACCAGACCGAGAAGAGCCTGGGCGAGATGAACGGCAGCGTCCCGGCCGGCGCGCGGCAGCAGCTTGAGGGGTCGATTGCCGAACTGCGCCAGGCGATGGCCGGCGAAGACACCGACCGCATCCGTCGCCTGACCGAGAGCGTGCAGCAGACGGCCATGTCGTTGGGTGAGCAACTGTATCGCCAACAGGGCGAGACACCGGAAGCGCCCCACGCCAACGGCCGCGACGAGGACATCGTCGAAGGCGAGTACGAAGCCGCTTAGTCATAAAAACCGGGTTTCTAGCCGAAACCCGGTTTTTTATTTAGAATCAATCCGTCTTTCCTTCCAGGCCGACACCCTAATACCGGGCGGCCTGTTACCCGCGGGCCGCGCGCCGGTTCACCCTGGCCCGGCCCGCGGATTCATTGGTAGAAGAATTGGCTACGGATTGATACGGAATAGACGGATTTTCAGTAAACCGTAGCGTCTGTGGCTCATTCAGAAGAAGAACGATGAGAGCCAAAGGTAGGCTGTTGCTGGGAATCGCATTGGGGCTGGTGGCCGCGCTGGCTGCCTGCGACGATGCGCCGCCTACTTCGCCGCCGACCGTATCATCTCCCCTGCCTACGGACACGGCCGCCCCGCCGCCCACCGCCGCACCGACGGACACGCCCGCTCCCACGCCCACCCCGGTGACGCCGGTCGAGGGCGGCGCGCTGGCCCTCATTCGCGCCTTTGTCGATGCGCCCTACCGGGTGGTAGCCGTGGCCCGCAACCCGTTCGCGCCCTACACGCTGATCACGGCCACCGAGCGCGCCGCGGCCGATTGCGGCAGTCCCGAAGCGCCACAGCGCTGCACGTCGGACGAGACGTGTGGCTCCCTCTACACCTCTTCGCCATGCTTCTTCTTTGTCGAGCCATCGTTCGACGCCACGGCCGACCCGGCGACCCGCTACGTCGCCCGCTGGCCCGACGAGGCGACCCTGAGCGCCCTGGTGATCGATTCGTTTCGCTTTATCGATGCCCGCACCGTCGAGTTCCGAGCCGAGGGCGGCGATGGGGCTTACTCGGTGCAGGAAGTATGGTGGCTCGATCTGGTGACCGGCGCGGTGGCCTTGCAGAACCGGGTGGAGAGCGGTTCGTAGGATGCGGACAGCAGCATTCTGTGGTTCACTGGTTCATCTGACCACAGACCACTGACCACAGACTACAGACCACTGACCACTGACCACTATTCGCTGTCCACTAACCACAACATGTCCCAAAAACGAACCGACACTCAAAATAGCTACGACCGCATCGCCGATGAGTACGTCCGGCGCATTTATCACGAGCTGGACGGCAAGCCGTTTGACCGCGCCTTTCTCGACCGATTTGCGGAGTGGTTGCGCGGCCGGGGCGTTGTCTGCGATATGGGCTGCGGGCCGGGCCACGTCGCCCGCTACCTGGCCGATCGCGGGCTGGACATGATCGGCGTCGATCTGTCGCCGGGCATGGTGCGGCAGGCGGCGGCGCTGAACCCCGACATCCCCTTTGGCGTGGGCGATATGCTCCGGCTGGCTGTGGCGGACGGGGCGTGGGCCGGGATCGCCGCTTTCTACTCCATCATCCACATCTCGCCGGACGAAGTTGTCGCCGCGCTCACCGAAATGCGGCGCGTCCTGTTGCCCGGCGGACTGTTGGCGCTGGCATTCCACCTGGGTGATGGCGCGGCGGTTCGGGTCGAGGAGATGTGGGCGCAACAAGTTGCGCTGGACTTCTGGTTCTACGGCGCGGCCGAGATGGTTGGCTATCTGGAACAAGCCGGCTTCCTCGTGGAGGAAGTCGGCGAGCGCGAGCCATACCCGCCCGACGTGGAGCATCAGAGCCGCCGGGCGTACCTGTTGGCGCGAAAGGCGGGAAGAATGGCTACGGATTAAGACGGAAAGGACGGATAAGAAGAATGGCTATTCGACACGGATTATTTAAATCCGTTTCTTCCGTACAAATCCGTAGCCATTCTTAAAAAATCCGTAGCCATTCTTATTTCTCCGCCTTTTCCAAATCCTCGGCCACGTCGCGCTGGAAATTCCACCCCAGGTAATACGAGGTCGTCGGCAGGGCCAACTCCAGTGTGTGGATCGGGTGGACGCCCACGCGCACCCGCCGCGGCCGGCATTCCAACAGATGCCCGCCGTGGGCCAGGTCATCGGACAGGAAGTGCAGGTGCATCCCCGGCACGCTGACCGAGGCCATGAAGTCCGGGGTGTAGAAGCCGGCCAGCGTGCCCCGGATGTCGTGGAACTCGAAAACCGGCTGCTCTTTGGCGATCTCCACCAGCGGGATGTAGCACTCTGACTTGGGCACGGAGCGCACCTTCATGTAGGCGAACTCCCCCTCGATGCGAAAGGCGTAGAAGATATTGGCCGAGGGCAGGGGCGCGCGCAGCCGGCGCAGGAACTCGTCGTAGCTCATCTCGCCGTCTAGCGCGGCGTGTTCCTCCGGCCGGTAGAACGTGACGCAGGCGAAGGGCGTCAGGGCGTCGTCGCCGACTTCCTGCACGCAGCCGTCGGCCGTCATCTGGTAGATGCGGCCGTCGAGCATGACCATCTCGCCATCGAGCAAGTCAAACGTGCCCAGCCCGAAATCGCCGTGGCGCTTGATCTCGCTGAACGGCACGCGCTCCTCGTAGATGCCCTCGACGATGGCGTTGACGGGGGCGGAGAGGTAGAGGCGACTGACCGATTGATTATCCGATGTCATGCGCTTTGCTCCGGTAGCAGGCCCCGTGTCTTCAGGTCTATCAGAAAGTCGCCAATGAGGGTAGCGAGCATCTCGTTTGACTCGTCTTCCTGTTTCCTTCGCCGTTCCAGTTCATCTTGCAGCGTCTGCCCGAACTTTGACCACGACGTGGAGCCGAAGGTGATGCCGCCGTCGTTTGCGTCCAGCAAGGCAGGGATTGCCGAGCCGGTGCTTTCATGATCAAAGGATTGTTTGATGTCGGTGATCCTTAACGACCTCGATTTTACGAGAAACAACACGTAATGTTGTTTGACACCACCTTTTTCATCGAGATCCGTGTGGAGGGTGACGTATTTCTTTATTTGTTCGAGCGTGAGGCGGGCATCAACCTTGGCCTCGATAAAGACCCGCGCTGTCGCCGACTCAAGATGCACGTCGGGTTGGATGTTTTTGTAATCCCAGGGCGTTCGTAGGGTGAGTGAAGCCAGGCCGGCGTCGGATTGGCCGATGCCAAATGGCTTCAGACATTCTCGCCGGATAGTTGAAGGAACAAGGCGCAACAAGACGTTAAGCAGGTAGTTCAGGGGTACTTCCTCATGCCGCAGCCGCCTGTATACTTCTTTGATTCGCGCTTGGCCGCGCAACCGGGCTAAGTCGCGAGGTCTCAGGAGAAGGTGTTGCGGCTCCCAGGCGTAATGTTCGATGTAGCGATAGGTCAGTTCGGGCCAACCATCATCGTGTTGTTTCATTATGGAAGTCACTCAGAAGGGACAGGTTTCCCGAATTGGCTTGTTGGAAAGACTGGTTCAGCGACGCCTCGAACCTCGCGTCCATCTCGGCTTGGTCTTCCACATCATAACTGCCGATAGCATCTAATACTTGCGTCACCCAGACCCGCATTCGCCGGTCAATCGCTGAGGTGATCATCTCTTCGAGTTCGTTGGGTGAAAGGTCTGCGAGGGTTGTTTCCATAGTCTTTTCTCAATGGGTTATGATTAGATTATCTACATTATCGAAGGCGTTACGCAATAGTATAGCGCATGATCAACTGCGAGCTCGATGCCGGCCGACCTCAACAAAGCCCACCTCACGATAAACCGAAGCGATGCCCATGAAGCCGGAATACCCCGTCAGCTTCTTGCCCTCCAGCAGCGACGTTTGCATATCGATCGGATAGCCCTCGATGATGGCGTTGACGGGGGCGGAGAGGTAGAGGCGGCTAACGTTAAGGGGTCTCTCGTCGGTGTCCAATTATCAGCACCATGAATTAACGAACTATTCTACTCACCATGGTTCGCCTGTCCGGGGCGTTTCCAGGGCCAATGCCCCTCTATTTCAACCACTAATGACCAACTCAAAAAGGTGCGGATTACCACCAGCAAACCAAGGATCAAGACGCTCTCCAGCGTGGCTTCCAGGGCTACGGTCACGATGACATCGGCCGCCACGAGCATCTCTAACCCCAGCAGCAGGGTCTTGGCTAACGTGACTTTGAGGGCATGATAATGATCGCCCGGAACGCGCTGTATCACACTGTACTGGACGAAGCGAGCTAAGGCGATGATGATGCCGATGGCGATAATCCCTACCGCCAACACCTCTACGACGACGGCCGCTTCGTGGATCCACTCCGGTAAACTGCTTGATGTCCCGGAAACGATCATAGAAAATAGCATAGGTATCCATTCCTCTTATGGCGTGACGATATTGAACCAGAACTCACGGGTTCTAGAGATACCCCAAGCCCCTCAGCCTGTCTTCAATCTGCTCCGCCTCTCCCGCATCAAATCCCTGTTCGGCCGCCATACCGCTCTCATCATCCTCAGAAAACCGCACCGGCGCAGGATCGATCAGCGCCTCCACCAGCACCCGCCCGTCCATGACGCGCGGTACAGCCTCGCCCAATAGGTGCATGATCGTCGGGGCCAGGTCGAGGATGCTCGCCTCCGGCAGCGCCACGCCGGAGCGAATGCCCGCCCCGGCGGCGATAAAGATCCCCTCGCGCCGGTGGCAGCCGGAGTCGCCGCGGATCTGGCTGGTCATCACCCGCCCCTCGGTGGCGAAGAGGGGGCAGGCGATCATGGCGTAGTGGTCTAGCTCCAGGTGCAGGTCGGGGCCGAGCGTGGCATAGGGGCCGTGATAGGCGTCGCGGCCGCGGATGAGCCTGGTCAGGATCGGCTGGCCGGCCTCGTCGCGCAGTTCGGCCAGCGCGTCGCTGACCTCGGTCAACCGCCGGTCGTACTCGGCCTCGGTCACGATGCCGTGCGGCTCGCGGCCGGCGCGGTTCAGGTACACCTGCCCCACGTGGCCCATGCTGTAGGCGATGGTCCGGCTCCAATCGACGCTGTCGAAGCTGAGGAACTTGCCCACCACGTCGTTGCGCGCCTTCTTGCTGACGCGGGCGATTGTGTTTTGCAGCCCCAGCCGGGCGATCCACTGGTAGGCGGTGGAGGGCGTGATGCCGTGGCGGAAGGCCCACGCCTTGAGCTGGGTCGTGGCGTCGGGCTTCAGCTTCATCAAGCCGCGCTCCATGAAGAAGACGTTCAGGTTGACCATGTTCTTCAGCGGGCCGAAGCCGTGGTCGGACATGGCGATGGTCGTGGAGTTGGCTGGTAGGCGATCCATCAGGCGGCCGATCCAGCTATCGACGCGGGCGTAGCCGTCGCGGATGGCGTGCTCGTAGGGCGAATCCTCGTAACGCTCATGGCTGTGATCCATGAAGCGCCACAGGGCATGCTTGGCGATGTCCATGGCGATGAAATGCACCATGAGCACATCCACTGGCTCGGCTTCCATTAGCTTCAGCGCCCAGCGGCCGTGGTGGTCGATCAGGTCGTAGATGTCGGCGATGAATTCGGCCTCGTTGCCCGGCTTGTATTGCACGTCGGGGGCGACACGATAGCGGCCCATCTCCGCCTCGTAGCGGTCGATGAGGTCGGCCGGGTGGCTGATGATGGCGTTGCGCGGGCTGAGGATGTCGGTCACCATGAAGCCGTTGACGGGTTGCGGCGGGTAGGTGACCGGCACGTTGAGCACGCCGACACGATAGCCCAGATCGGAGAGCCGCCGCCACAGCGTCGGCTGGCGAATGCGCGTTGAGTTGACCAGGGTGAAGTTTTCGCCGTGGGGTTGGATGAAGTCGAAGACGCCATGTTTGCCCGGGTTGGCGCCGGTCATAAAGGTCGGCCAGGCGGGGCTGGTGACCGGCGGCAGGGTGGAGGCCAGGTCGGCCGTCACGCCGTCGCCCATCAGCGCCGCCAGATGGGGCAGATAGCCGGCCGCCGCCCAGGGACGGATCAGGTCGAACGTGGCCCCGTCGAAACCGATGATGAGAAGTGTCATTGCGGGGGAGTATACCGCAAGATAGTGGGTAGTGGACAGTGGGTAGTGGACAGTGCTACGCGAGAGAGGTTATTGTTTG is drawn from Candidatus Promineifilum breve and contains these coding sequences:
- the dnaK gene encoding molecular chaperone DnaK produces the protein MSKILGIDLGTTNSVVAVMEGGEPTVITTAEGGRLTPSLVAFAKNGERLVGQTAKRQATINPENTIFSVKRFIGRHFDDPETAEDRRRLPYPIEKGGSGDVRIRVPVKNQTYTPQEISAMVLGKMKKDAEDYLGQPVTKAVITVPAYFNDSQRQATKDAGRIAGLEVLRIINEPTAAALAYGLDKKNDERILVFDLGGGTFDVSILDVSEGLIEVVATNGDTHLGGDDWDLAIVDWVTSEFLRDQGIDLKGDRQALQRVREAAEKAKVELSSTMETEINLPFITADANGPKHLQMRLTRARFEQLTEGLVARIAAPFNRALQDAGIKAGDLDEIILVGGSTRMPMVQELVRKLTGKEPNKSVNPDEVVAVGAALQGGVIGGDVSDVLLLDVTPLSLGLETLGGVMTTLIPRNTTIPTRKSETFSTAEDNQTAVDIHILQGERPLAADNNALGVFRLEGLPPAPRGIPQVEVTFDIDANGILNVTAKDRATGRSQQVTITASTNLNESDIQRMVREAESHAGDDQRRRELIEARNMADQVIYQTEKSLGEMNGSVPAGARQQLEGSIAELRQAMAGEDTDRIRRLTESVQQTAMSLGEQLYRQQGETPEAPHANGRDEDIVEGEYEAA
- a CDS encoding class I SAM-dependent methyltransferase is translated as MSQKRTDTQNSYDRIADEYVRRIYHELDGKPFDRAFLDRFAEWLRGRGVVCDMGCGPGHVARYLADRGLDMIGVDLSPGMVRQAAALNPDIPFGVGDMLRLAVADGAWAGIAAFYSIIHISPDEVVAALTEMRRVLLPGGLLALAFHLGDGAAVRVEEMWAQQVALDFWFYGAAEMVGYLEQAGFLVEEVGEREPYPPDVEHQSRRAYLLARKAGRMATD
- the budA gene encoding acetolactate decarboxylase; translated protein: MTSDNQSVSRLYLSAPVNAIVEGIYEERVPFSEIKRHGDFGLGTFDLLDGEMVMLDGRIYQMTADGCVQEVGDDALTPFACVTFYRPEEHAALDGEMSYDEFLRRLRAPLPSANIFYAFRIEGEFAYMKVRSVPKSECYIPLVEIAKEQPVFEFHDIRGTLAGFYTPDFMASVSVPGMHLHFLSDDLAHGGHLLECRPRRVRVGVHPIHTLELALPTTSYYLGWNFQRDVAEDLEKAEK
- a CDS encoding PD-(D/E)XK nuclease family protein → MKQHDDGWPELTYRYIEHYAWEPQHLLLRPRDLARLRGQARIKEVYRRLRHEEVPLNYLLNVLLRLVPSTIRRECLKPFGIGQSDAGLASLTLRTPWDYKNIQPDVHLESATARVFIEAKVDARLTLEQIKKYVTLHTDLDEKGGVKQHYVLFLVKSRSLRITDIKQSFDHESTGSAIPALLDANDGGITFGSTSWSKFGQTLQDELERRRKQEDESNEMLATLIGDFLIDLKTRGLLPEQSA
- a CDS encoding DUF1622 domain-containing protein produces the protein MLFSMIVSGTSSSLPEWIHEAAVVVEVLAVGIIAIGIIIALARFVQYSVIQRVPGDHYHALKVTLAKTLLLGLEMLVAADVIVTVALEATLESVLILGLLVVIRTFLSWSLVVEIEGHWPWKRPGQANHGE
- a CDS encoding alkaline phosphatase family protein; this translates as MTLLIIGFDGATFDLIRPWAAAGYLPHLAALMGDGVTADLASTLPPVTSPAWPTFMTGANPGKHGVFDFIQPHGENFTLVNSTRIRQPTLWRRLSDLGYRVGVLNVPVTYPPQPVNGFMVTDILSPRNAIISHPADLIDRYEAEMGRYRVAPDVQYKPGNEAEFIADIYDLIDHHGRWALKLMEAEPVDVLMVHFIAMDIAKHALWRFMDHSHERYEDSPYEHAIRDGYARVDSWIGRLMDRLPANSTTIAMSDHGFGPLKNMVNLNVFFMERGLMKLKPDATTQLKAWAFRHGITPSTAYQWIARLGLQNTIARVSKKARNDVVGKFLSFDSVDWSRTIAYSMGHVGQVYLNRAGREPHGIVTEAEYDRRLTEVSDALAELRDEAGQPILTRLIRGRDAYHGPYATLGPDLHLELDHYAMIACPLFATEGRVMTSQIRGDSGCHRREGIFIAAGAGIRSGVALPEASILDLAPTIMHLLGEAVPRVMDGRVLVEALIDPAPVRFSEDDESGMAAEQGFDAGEAEQIEDRLRGLGYL